One Mycolicibacterium pulveris genomic region harbors:
- the acpS gene encoding holo-ACP synthase AcpS: MAIVGVGIDLVSIPEFAAQVDQPGTVFAETFTPGERRDAADKSSSAARHLAARWAAKEAVIKAWSGSRFSKRPVLPEGIHRDIEVITDMWGRPKVRLTGAIAEHLKDVTIHLSLTHEADTAAAVAILEER; encoded by the coding sequence ATGGCGATAGTCGGGGTGGGGATCGACCTGGTCTCCATACCCGAGTTCGCCGCCCAGGTTGACCAGCCGGGAACGGTGTTCGCCGAGACGTTCACGCCCGGGGAGCGTCGCGACGCCGCCGACAAGAGCTCGTCGGCGGCCCGGCACCTGGCGGCGCGGTGGGCGGCCAAGGAGGCCGTCATCAAGGCGTGGTCGGGCTCGCGGTTCTCCAAGCGGCCGGTGCTGCCCGAGGGCATCCACCGCGACATCGAGGTCATCACCGACATGTGGGGCAGGCCCAAGGTCCGGCTCACCGGCGCGATCGCCGAGCATCTCAAGGACGTGACGATTCATTTGTCGCTGACCCACGAGGCCGACACCGCGGCGGCGGTCGCCATCCTCGAGGAGCGCTGA
- a CDS encoding type I polyketide synthase, with protein MTINEQHRAPTDRKTQDSAALAGTHALVDRLNAGEPYAVAFGGQGGSWLENLEELVSSAGIESELSEVVGEAELLLEPVARELVVVRPIGFEPMKWVRALAAEEPLPTSKQLITAAISGPGILLTQMAAIRALTRQGLDLQGSPPVAMAGHSQGLMACESLRANGARDAELLALLQLIGAAGSLVSRRRGMVGRGDKSPMVSVTNVDPDRIAELLDEFSQDVRTVLPPVLSIRNGRRSVVITGTPEQLGRFELYCAKITEKEEAERKNKLRGGAVFSPQFHGVQVEVGFHTPRLADGVELVDRWAAQCGIDAELAHEMTESIFVRPIDWVAEVERLHEAGAKWIVDLGPSDTATRVTAPIVRGLGIGLVPAATRVGQRNLFTVGAEPDVPPAWSSFAPTTVALPDGSVKLSTKFTRLTGRSPILLAGMTPTTVDAKIVAAAANAGHWAELAGGGQVTEEIFENRIAELTDLLEPGRAVQFNALFLDPYLWKLQVGGKRLVQRARQSGAPIDGVVVSAGVPELAEAVDLIDELNSVGISHVVFKPGTVDQIKSVINIAAEVPGKDVIVHIEGGRAGGHHSWEDLDDLLLETYAELRKLPNITVCVGGGIGTPERAAEYLSGNWAKPYNYPPMPVDGILVGTAAMATLEATTSPAVKQMLVETGGTDHWISAGKAQGGMASSRSQLGADIHEIDNAASRCGRLLDEVAGDAEAVAARRDELIAAMAKTCKPYFGDVGDMTYLQWLQRYVELTVGDGDSTADTVAPGSPWLADTWRDRFAAMLQRAEARLHPQDSGTIETLFYAESEGADGAEGRALLEDPQRAIATLLARYPEAETLKLHPADVPFFITLCKTPGKPVNFVPVIDKDVRRWWRSDSLWQAHDARYSADQVCIIPGIQAVAGITRADEPVGELLDRFEKAAIDQVLATNGQPVPVVSRRFARADITGPLAVVLDSPDVLWAGRTAINPVHRIGPPDEWQVNDVPGKPSATHASTGARLELGSDGVTLSVPLSDIWINIPFTLPPCTVNGGMPVVTVEDASAAMRSVLAIAAGVQTPDALPPVDGNTATVTVDWDPEQVADHTGVTATFGAPLAPGLTLVPDALVGHCWPAVFSVIGSATTEDGFPVVEGLLSLVHLDHAAHLLAPMPKIKAELTVTATVSTATDTEYGRVIPLRVSIADSDGTVLARLEERFAIRGRTGAGELTDPPRAGGAMTDNATDTPRRRRRDVTVTAPTDMSAFAVVSGDHNPIHTDRAAALLAGLKSPIVHGMWLSAAAQHVVTATDGRATPPARLVGWTSRFLGMVLPGDEIEFRVDRVGIDRGAEVIEVAARVDNELVMSATAQLAAPKTVYAFPGQGIQSKGMGMEVRARSKAARKVWDTADKFTRDVLGFSVLHVVRDNPTSLIASGVHYHHPEGVLYLTQFTQVAMATVAAAQVAEMREQGAFVEGAIACGHSVGEYTALACVIGVYKLEGLLEAVFHRGSKMHDIVPRDAQGRSDYRMAAIRPSQIDLDDADVPAFVEEISQRTGEFLQIVNYNLRGSQYAIAGTVAGLEALEEEVEKRRQITGGKRSFILVPGIDVPFHSSVLRIGVADFRRALERVMPEEADPELVVGRYIPNLVPRPFTLDRDFIEEIRELVPAEPLDEVLADYDTWRNERPKELCRKIVIELLAWQFASPVRWIETQDLLFIEEAAGGLGVERFVEIGVKSAPTVAGLAQNTLKLPEYSHNTTEVLNAERDAAVLFATDTDPEPEPELDDAPGPEAVEAAPSVAAPEIPAAPAAPSGGPRPDDLGYDAADATMALIALSAKMRIDQIEPLDSIESITDGASSRRNQLLVDLGSELNLGAIDGAAEADLAGLKGQVTKLARTYKPFGPVLSDAINDQLRTVLGPSGKRPAYIAERVKKVWELGDGWAKHVTVEVALGTREGSSVRGGDLGGLHDGALADAATVDKVIDAAVAAVGARHGVAVSLPAAAAGSGGGMVDSAALGEFAAQVTGPNGVLASAARLVLSQLGLDAPASVPDATDAELIELVTAELGSDWPRLVAPVFDARKAVLFDDRWASAREDLAKIWLMDEDEIDADWPRLSERFEGTGHVVGKQATWWQGKALAAGRNIHASLYGRAAAGAENPGKGRYSDEVAVVTGASKGSIAASVVANLLDGGATVIATTSKLDDDRLAFYRTLYRDHARFDAKLWVVPANMASYTDIDALVSWVGSEQTESLGPQSIHLKDALTPTLLFPFAAPRVAGDLSDVGSRAEMEMKVLLWAVQRLISGLSHVGAERDVAARLHVVLPGSPNRGMFGGDGAYGEAKSALDALVTRWKAESSWAQRVSLAHALIGWTKGTGLMGHNDAIVDAVEEDGVTTYTTDEMATMLLGLCDIEAKVAAAREPLQADLTGGLADVELDLSELGAKAREEMVSESAAEDPEAHGMIRALPSPPRGHRAAPPPAWDDLDVDPADLVVIVGGAELGPYGSSRTRFEMEVENELSAAGVLELAWTTGLVKWEDDPTPGWYDTETGELVDEGELVERYHDAVLDRVGIREFVDDGAIGPDHAAPLLVSVFLDKDFTFVVSSEEEARAFVHFDPEHTVISKVPDTGDWQVTRKAGTEIRVPRKTKLSRTVGAQIPTGFNPMVYGVSQDMMNSIDRLAIWNLVTTVDAFLSAGFTPTELMRWVHPSLVASTQGTGMGGLTSMQTMYHGNLLGRNKPNDILQEVLPNVYAGHVVQSYIGSYGAMIHPVGACATAAVSVEEGVDKIRLGKAEFVVAGGYDDLTLEAIIGFGDMSATADTEMMRAKGISDSKFSRANDRRRLGFVEGQGGGTLLLARGDLALKMGLPVMAVIAYVSSFADGVHTSIPAPGLGALSAGRGGRESDLARSLAKLGVGADDIAVVSKHDTSTLANDPNETELHERLAASLGRSDGAPLFVVSQKSLTGHSKGGAAAFQIMGLCQILRDGVIPPNRSLDCVDDELAGAEHLVWLRDTLRFGDSFPLKAGLVTSLGFGHVSGLVALVHPQAFIAALSPQQREDYLERANARVLAGQLRLASAIAGGPALYEKPADRRFAADVPEKRQEAEMLLNPASRLGDGDVYEPAAPWR; from the coding sequence GTGACGATCAACGAGCAGCACCGGGCGCCCACCGACCGCAAGACGCAGGACTCGGCCGCCCTTGCCGGCACGCACGCCCTCGTTGATCGACTGAACGCAGGCGAACCGTATGCGGTCGCGTTCGGCGGCCAAGGCGGCTCCTGGCTGGAGAATCTCGAGGAGCTCGTCAGCTCGGCCGGCATCGAATCTGAGCTCAGCGAGGTCGTCGGCGAGGCCGAGCTGCTCCTCGAGCCGGTGGCCCGTGAGCTCGTCGTGGTCCGGCCCATCGGGTTCGAGCCGATGAAGTGGGTGCGGGCGTTGGCCGCCGAAGAACCGCTGCCCACCAGCAAGCAGCTGATCACCGCCGCCATCTCGGGCCCGGGCATCCTGCTGACCCAGATGGCGGCCATCCGCGCATTGACCCGCCAGGGCCTGGATCTGCAGGGCAGCCCGCCGGTGGCGATGGCCGGTCACTCCCAGGGCCTGATGGCCTGTGAGTCGCTGCGCGCCAACGGCGCAAGGGACGCCGAGCTGCTGGCTCTGCTGCAGCTGATCGGCGCGGCAGGTTCACTGGTCTCGCGGCGCCGCGGCATGGTGGGCCGCGGGGACAAGTCACCGATGGTGTCGGTCACCAACGTCGATCCGGACCGCATCGCCGAACTCCTCGACGAGTTCTCCCAGGACGTCCGGACGGTGCTGCCGCCGGTGCTCTCGATCCGCAACGGTCGACGGTCGGTGGTCATCACCGGCACGCCAGAACAACTCGGCCGTTTCGAGCTGTACTGCGCGAAGATCACCGAGAAGGAAGAAGCCGAGCGCAAGAACAAGCTGCGCGGCGGCGCGGTGTTCTCGCCGCAGTTCCACGGGGTGCAGGTCGAGGTGGGCTTCCACACGCCGCGGCTGGCCGACGGCGTCGAACTCGTCGACCGCTGGGCCGCGCAGTGCGGAATCGACGCCGAGCTGGCGCATGAGATGACCGAATCGATCTTCGTGCGGCCCATCGACTGGGTGGCCGAGGTCGAGCGGCTGCACGAGGCCGGCGCGAAGTGGATCGTCGACCTGGGGCCGAGCGACACCGCGACCCGGGTGACCGCGCCGATCGTCCGCGGGCTGGGCATCGGCCTGGTGCCCGCCGCCACCCGGGTGGGCCAGCGCAACCTGTTCACCGTCGGCGCCGAACCCGACGTGCCGCCCGCCTGGTCGAGTTTCGCGCCCACCACCGTGGCACTGCCCGACGGCTCGGTGAAGCTGTCGACCAAGTTCACCCGGCTGACCGGGCGCTCGCCCATCCTGCTCGCGGGCATGACCCCGACGACCGTCGACGCCAAGATCGTCGCCGCGGCCGCCAACGCCGGGCACTGGGCTGAGCTGGCCGGTGGCGGACAGGTCACCGAGGAGATCTTCGAGAACCGCATCGCGGAGCTGACCGACCTGCTCGAGCCCGGACGTGCCGTGCAGTTCAACGCCCTGTTCCTCGACCCGTATCTGTGGAAGCTTCAAGTCGGCGGAAAACGCTTGGTGCAGAGGGCACGTCAGTCCGGTGCGCCGATCGACGGTGTCGTCGTCAGCGCGGGCGTTCCGGAACTCGCCGAAGCCGTCGACCTCATCGACGAGCTCAACAGCGTGGGCATCAGCCACGTGGTGTTCAAGCCCGGCACCGTCGACCAGATCAAGTCGGTGATCAACATCGCCGCCGAAGTGCCCGGCAAGGACGTGATCGTGCACATCGAGGGCGGTCGCGCGGGCGGGCACCACTCGTGGGAGGACCTCGACGACCTCCTGCTGGAGACCTACGCCGAACTGCGCAAGCTGCCCAACATCACGGTCTGCGTCGGCGGTGGAATCGGCACCCCGGAGCGGGCCGCCGAGTACCTGTCCGGCAACTGGGCCAAGCCCTACAACTACCCGCCCATGCCCGTCGACGGCATTCTGGTCGGCACCGCGGCGATGGCCACGCTGGAGGCCACCACCTCACCGGCCGTCAAGCAGATGCTCGTCGAGACGGGCGGCACCGATCATTGGATCAGCGCAGGAAAAGCGCAGGGCGGCATGGCATCTTCGCGCAGCCAGCTCGGCGCCGACATCCACGAGATCGACAACGCCGCGTCGCGGTGCGGCCGGCTCCTGGACGAGGTCGCCGGTGACGCCGAGGCCGTCGCGGCGCGCCGCGATGAACTGATCGCGGCGATGGCCAAGACCTGCAAGCCCTACTTCGGCGACGTCGGCGACATGACCTACCTGCAGTGGCTGCAGCGGTACGTGGAGCTGACCGTCGGCGACGGCGACAGCACCGCCGACACCGTGGCGCCGGGCAGCCCGTGGCTGGCCGACACCTGGCGCGACCGGTTCGCGGCCATGCTTCAGCGGGCCGAGGCCCGGCTGCACCCTCAGGACTCCGGAACCATCGAGACGCTGTTCTACGCCGAATCCGAAGGTGCGGATGGCGCCGAAGGCCGTGCGCTACTGGAGGATCCGCAGCGGGCCATCGCCACGCTGTTGGCGCGCTACCCCGAGGCCGAGACGCTCAAGTTGCATCCGGCGGACGTGCCGTTCTTCATCACGCTGTGCAAGACCCCCGGCAAGCCGGTGAACTTCGTGCCGGTCATCGACAAGGACGTGCGGCGCTGGTGGCGCAGCGACTCGCTGTGGCAGGCCCACGACGCGCGGTATTCGGCCGACCAGGTGTGCATCATCCCGGGCATCCAGGCGGTGGCCGGCATCACCCGCGCCGACGAGCCGGTCGGTGAGCTGCTCGACCGCTTCGAGAAGGCCGCGATCGATCAGGTGCTCGCCACCAACGGCCAGCCCGTGCCGGTGGTGTCGCGACGCTTCGCGCGCGCCGACATCACCGGGCCCCTGGCGGTCGTGCTGGACTCGCCGGACGTGCTGTGGGCGGGGCGCACCGCGATCAATCCCGTACACCGCATCGGTCCCCCCGATGAGTGGCAGGTCAACGACGTGCCCGGAAAGCCCAGCGCCACACACGCTTCCACCGGTGCGCGGCTCGAGCTCGGATCCGACGGCGTCACGCTCAGCGTTCCGCTCTCCGACATCTGGATCAACATCCCGTTCACGCTGCCGCCGTGCACGGTCAACGGCGGCATGCCGGTCGTCACCGTCGAGGACGCCTCGGCGGCGATGCGCTCGGTTCTGGCGATCGCCGCGGGTGTCCAGACACCCGACGCGTTGCCGCCGGTGGACGGCAACACCGCGACGGTGACCGTCGACTGGGATCCCGAGCAGGTCGCCGACCACACCGGGGTCACCGCGACGTTCGGCGCGCCGTTGGCGCCGGGTCTCACGCTGGTGCCCGATGCGCTGGTGGGGCACTGCTGGCCAGCGGTGTTCTCGGTGATCGGTTCGGCGACCACCGAGGACGGCTTCCCCGTGGTCGAAGGCCTGCTGAGCCTGGTGCACCTGGACCACGCCGCGCACCTGCTCGCGCCGATGCCTAAGATCAAGGCCGAATTGACCGTCACCGCAACGGTTTCCACCGCCACCGACACCGAGTACGGCCGGGTCATCCCGTTGCGGGTCAGCATCGCCGACAGCGACGGCACCGTGTTGGCCCGACTGGAGGAGCGGTTCGCGATCCGCGGCCGCACCGGCGCGGGCGAACTCACCGACCCGCCGCGGGCCGGCGGCGCGATGACCGACAACGCGACCGACACGCCCCGGCGGCGCCGCCGTGACGTCACCGTCACCGCGCCCACCGACATGAGCGCGTTCGCCGTCGTCTCCGGTGACCACAACCCGATCCACACCGACCGGGCAGCCGCCCTGCTGGCCGGGCTGAAATCACCGATCGTGCACGGCATGTGGCTGTCGGCGGCAGCCCAACACGTGGTCACCGCGACCGACGGCCGGGCTACCCCGCCCGCCCGCCTGGTGGGCTGGACGTCGCGCTTCCTGGGCATGGTGCTGCCCGGCGACGAAATCGAGTTCCGCGTGGACCGCGTCGGCATCGACCGCGGCGCCGAGGTGATCGAGGTGGCCGCCCGGGTCGACAACGAGTTGGTGATGTCGGCGACGGCGCAGCTGGCCGCCCCGAAGACCGTCTACGCCTTCCCCGGCCAGGGCATCCAGTCCAAGGGCATGGGCATGGAGGTGCGGGCACGTTCCAAGGCCGCGCGCAAGGTCTGGGACACCGCCGACAAGTTCACCCGCGATGTGCTGGGCTTCTCGGTGCTGCACGTGGTGCGCGACAACCCGACCAGCCTGATCGCCTCCGGTGTGCACTACCACCATCCCGAGGGTGTGCTGTACCTGACGCAGTTCACCCAGGTGGCGATGGCGACGGTGGCCGCGGCCCAGGTCGCCGAGATGCGTGAGCAGGGCGCGTTCGTCGAGGGCGCGATCGCCTGCGGCCACTCGGTCGGCGAGTACACCGCCCTGGCCTGCGTCATCGGGGTGTACAAGCTCGAGGGCCTGCTGGAGGCGGTGTTCCACCGCGGCTCCAAGATGCACGACATCGTTCCGCGCGACGCCCAGGGCCGGTCGGACTACCGGATGGCCGCGATCCGCCCGTCGCAGATCGATCTCGACGACGCCGACGTTCCGGCGTTCGTCGAGGAGATCTCGCAGCGCACCGGCGAGTTCCTGCAGATCGTGAACTACAACCTGCGCGGTTCGCAGTATGCGATCGCCGGCACGGTCGCCGGGCTCGAGGCGCTGGAGGAAGAAGTCGAGAAACGCCGCCAGATCACCGGTGGCAAACGCTCTTTCATCCTCGTGCCCGGTATCGACGTGCCGTTCCACTCCTCGGTGCTGCGCATCGGGGTCGCCGACTTCCGGCGCGCGCTGGAACGCGTGATGCCGGAGGAAGCAGATCCGGAACTGGTTGTCGGACGCTACATTCCGAACCTGGTGCCGCGCCCGTTCACCCTCGACCGGGACTTCATCGAAGAGATCCGCGAACTCGTGCCCGCCGAACCGCTCGACGAGGTCTTGGCCGACTACGACACCTGGCGCAACGAGCGGCCGAAAGAGCTGTGCCGCAAGATCGTCATCGAACTGCTGGCCTGGCAGTTCGCCAGCCCGGTGCGCTGGATCGAGACCCAGGACCTGCTGTTCATCGAAGAGGCCGCGGGCGGTCTCGGCGTCGAGCGCTTCGTCGAGATCGGTGTGAAGTCCGCGCCGACCGTCGCAGGCCTGGCCCAGAACACGCTGAAACTCCCGGAGTACAGCCACAACACCACCGAGGTGCTCAACGCCGAGCGTGACGCCGCGGTGCTGTTCGCCACCGACACCGATCCGGAACCGGAGCCCGAGCTCGATGACGCGCCGGGTCCCGAGGCGGTCGAGGCGGCCCCTTCGGTCGCGGCGCCCGAAATTCCCGCGGCCCCTGCCGCGCCGTCGGGCGGACCCCGTCCCGACGACCTCGGTTACGACGCCGCCGACGCCACCATGGCGCTGATCGCGCTGTCGGCCAAGATGCGCATCGACCAGATCGAGCCGCTGGACTCCATCGAGTCCATCACCGACGGCGCGTCGTCGCGACGCAACCAACTGCTCGTGGATTTGGGCTCGGAGCTGAACCTCGGCGCCATCGACGGCGCCGCCGAGGCCGACCTGGCCGGGCTGAAGGGGCAGGTGACCAAGCTGGCCCGGACCTACAAGCCGTTCGGCCCGGTGCTTTCCGACGCGATCAACGACCAGTTGCGCACGGTGCTCGGCCCGTCCGGCAAGCGTCCGGCCTACATCGCCGAGCGGGTCAAGAAGGTCTGGGAACTCGGTGACGGCTGGGCCAAGCACGTCACGGTCGAAGTCGCGCTGGGCACCCGGGAGGGTTCCAGCGTGCGCGGCGGCGACCTGGGCGGCCTGCACGACGGCGCGCTCGCCGACGCGGCGACCGTCGACAAGGTCATCGACGCCGCCGTCGCGGCGGTAGGGGCGCGGCACGGCGTCGCCGTGTCACTGCCCGCGGCCGCCGCGGGCAGCGGCGGGGGCATGGTCGATTCGGCCGCGCTGGGCGAGTTCGCCGCGCAGGTGACCGGGCCCAACGGGGTGCTCGCATCGGCGGCCCGCCTGGTGTTGAGCCAACTCGGCCTCGATGCCCCTGCGAGCGTTCCGGATGCCACCGACGCCGAGCTGATCGAACTGGTGACCGCCGAACTGGGTTCGGACTGGCCGCGTTTGGTGGCGCCGGTGTTCGACGCCCGCAAGGCGGTGCTGTTCGACGACCGCTGGGCCAGTGCGCGCGAGGACCTGGCCAAGATCTGGCTGATGGACGAGGACGAGATCGACGCCGACTGGCCGCGGCTGTCGGAGCGGTTCGAGGGCACCGGCCACGTCGTCGGCAAGCAGGCCACCTGGTGGCAGGGCAAGGCGCTGGCCGCGGGCCGCAACATTCACGCCTCGCTGTACGGCCGGGCCGCCGCGGGCGCGGAGAATCCCGGCAAGGGCCGCTACAGCGACGAGGTCGCGGTCGTGACCGGTGCGTCGAAGGGATCCATCGCCGCGTCGGTGGTGGCCAACCTCCTCGACGGCGGCGCGACGGTGATCGCGACGACGTCGAAACTCGACGACGACCGGTTGGCGTTCTACCGCACGCTCTACCGCGACCACGCCCGGTTCGACGCCAAGCTGTGGGTGGTTCCGGCCAACATGGCGTCCTACACCGATATCGACGCGCTGGTCTCGTGGGTGGGCAGTGAACAGACCGAAAGCCTTGGGCCGCAATCGATCCACCTCAAGGATGCGCTCACCCCGACGTTGCTGTTCCCATTCGCCGCACCGCGGGTCGCCGGCGACCTCTCCGATGTCGGGTCGCGGGCCGAGATGGAGATGAAGGTGCTGCTGTGGGCGGTCCAGCGGCTGATCTCCGGGTTGTCGCATGTCGGCGCCGAACGGGACGTTGCCGCGCGGCTACACGTGGTGCTGCCCGGCTCACCGAACCGCGGCATGTTCGGCGGTGACGGCGCGTACGGCGAGGCCAAGTCCGCGCTGGACGCGCTGGTCACCCGGTGGAAGGCCGAATCATCTTGGGCGCAACGAGTTTCGTTGGCGCACGCGCTGATCGGCTGGACCAAGGGCACCGGGCTGATGGGGCACAACGACGCGATCGTCGACGCCGTCGAAGAGGACGGGGTGACCACCTACACCACCGACGAGATGGCGACCATGCTGCTCGGGCTGTGCGACATCGAAGCCAAGGTGGCGGCCGCACGCGAGCCGCTGCAGGCCGATCTGACCGGCGGGCTGGCCGACGTGGAGCTCGATCTCTCGGAGCTCGGCGCCAAGGCCCGTGAGGAGATGGTGTCGGAGTCGGCCGCCGAGGACCCCGAAGCGCACGGCATGATCCGGGCGCTACCGTCGCCGCCGCGCGGGCACCGCGCGGCACCGCCGCCGGCGTGGGACGACCTCGACGTCGACCCGGCCGACCTGGTCGTCATCGTCGGCGGTGCCGAACTCGGGCCGTACGGCTCGTCGCGGACCCGCTTCGAGATGGAGGTCGAGAACGAACTCTCGGCCGCCGGAGTGCTGGAACTGGCGTGGACCACCGGCCTGGTCAAGTGGGAAGACGATCCGACCCCGGGCTGGTACGACACCGAGACCGGCGAGCTCGTCGACGAGGGCGAGCTGGTGGAGCGCTATCACGACGCTGTGCTCGACCGGGTGGGCATCCGCGAGTTCGTCGACGACGGCGCCATCGGCCCGGATCACGCCGCGCCGCTGCTGGTTTCGGTGTTCCTCGACAAGGACTTCACGTTCGTGGTGTCCAGCGAGGAAGAGGCCAGGGCGTTCGTGCACTTCGATCCGGAGCACACCGTGATCTCGAAGGTGCCCGATACCGGCGACTGGCAGGTCACCCGCAAGGCAGGCACCGAGATCCGGGTTCCGCGCAAGACGAAGCTGTCGCGCACGGTCGGCGCGCAGATCCCCACCGGGTTCAACCCGATGGTCTACGGCGTCAGCCAGGACATGATGAACTCCATTGACCGGCTGGCGATCTGGAACCTCGTCACCACCGTCGACGCGTTCCTGTCGGCGGGCTTCACCCCGACCGAACTGATGCGCTGGGTGCATCCCAGCCTGGTGGCCAGCACGCAGGGCACCGGGATGGGCGGCCTGACGTCGATGCAGACCATGTACCACGGCAACCTGCTGGGCCGGAACAAGCCGAACGACATCCTGCAGGAAGTCCTGCCCAACGTGTACGCCGGCCACGTCGTGCAGTCCTACATCGGCAGCTACGGCGCGATGATCCATCCGGTCGGCGCGTGCGCCACCGCGGCCGTGTCGGTCGAGGAGGGCGTCGACAAGATCCGTTTGGGCAAAGCGGAATTCGTCGTCGCCGGTGGTTACGACGACCTGACGCTGGAAGCCATCATCGGCTTCGGGGACATGTCGGCCACCGCGGACACCGAGATGATGCGCGCCAAGGGCATCAGCGACTCGAAGTTCTCCCGCGCCAACGACCGGCGCAGGCTCGGGTTCGTCGAGGGCCAGGGCGGCGGCACCCTGCTGCTGGCCCGCGGGGACCTGGCGCTCAAGATGGGCCTGCCGGTGATGGCGGTGATCGCCTACGTGTCGTCGTTCGCCGACGGCGTGCACACGTCGATCCCGGCTCCGGGCCTGGGTGCGCTCAGCGCCGGCCGCGGCGGACGCGAGTCCGACCTGGCGCGGTCGCTGGCCAAGCTCGGCGTCGGCGCCGACGACATCGCGGTGGTGAGCAAGCACGACACCTCGACGTTGGCCAACGACCCCAACGAGACCGAGCTGCACGAGCGGCTGGCCGCCTCGCTGGGCCGGTCCGACGGCGCCCCGCTGTTCGTGGTGTCGCAGAAGAGCCTCACCGGCCACTCCAAGGGCGGTGCCGCGGCGTTCCAGATCATGGGGCTGTGCCAGATCCTGCGCGACGGCGTCATCCCGCCCAACCGCAGCCTGGACTGCGTCGACGACGAACTCGCGGGCGCCGAGCACCTGGTCTGGCTGCGCGACACGTTGCGGTTCGGCGACAGCTTCCCGCTCAAGGCCGGTCTGGTGACCAGCCTGGGCTTCGGGCACGTGTCGGGTCTGGTGGCGCTGGTGCATCCGCAGGCGTTCATCGCGGCGCTGAGCCCGCAGCAGCGTGAGGACTACCTCGAACGCGCCAACGCGCGGGTGCTGGCCGGTCAACTCCGGTTGGCGTCGGCGATCGCGGGCGGACCGGCGCTGTACGAGAAGCCGGCCGACCGCAGGTTCGCCGCCGACGTACCGGAGAAGCGGCAGGAGGCCGAGATGCTGCTGAACCCGGCGTCGCGGCTCGGTGACGGCGACGTGTACGAGCCTGCTGCGCCATGGCGATAG
- a CDS encoding DUF1906 domain-containing protein, with protein MSISRRTVLKGAVAAPAVLAAGGGLQALTAAASPATASAAPLGILLDYAAGVIKAADIRASGAVGAIRYVSDRRPGGDWMLGKPIQLAEARDLYQNGLKIVSCYQYGKRDTADWLGGQKAGVAHAKRGWELHVAAGGSYGAPIYASIDDNPTYEQYKQQVAPYLRGWEAVLGRQRVGVYANSKTIEWALQDGLGSYYWQHNWGSPGKVAHPAAHLHQVEIDKRSVGGVGVDINHILKPSYGQWD; from the coding sequence ATGTCGATTTCACGGCGCACGGTGCTGAAAGGGGCGGTCGCGGCGCCGGCGGTGCTGGCTGCCGGCGGTGGCCTACAGGCGCTGACAGCCGCGGCGTCTCCCGCGACGGCATCTGCGGCGCCGCTGGGCATCCTGCTGGATTACGCGGCGGGCGTCATCAAGGCCGCCGATATCCGCGCCTCCGGCGCGGTCGGAGCCATCCGGTATGTCTCCGACCGACGGCCCGGCGGCGACTGGATGCTCGGCAAGCCGATCCAGCTGGCCGAGGCCCGTGACCTGTACCAGAACGGGTTGAAGATCGTGTCGTGCTATCAGTACGGCAAACGGGACACCGCGGACTGGCTCGGTGGCCAGAAGGCCGGCGTCGCCCATGCCAAGCGGGGTTGGGAATTGCACGTCGCCGCGGGCGGCTCCTACGGGGCCCCGATCTACGCCTCGATCGACGACAACCCCACCTATGAGCAGTACAAGCAGCAGGTGGCACCGTATCTGCGCGGTTGGGAGGCGGTGTTGGGGCGGCAGCGCGTCGGTGTGTACGCCAACTCCAAGACCATCGAGTGGGCCCTGCAGGACGGCCTGGGAAGCTACTACTGGCAGCACAACTGGGGATCGCCCGGAAAGGTCGCCCACCCCGCCGCGCATCTGCACCAAGTCGAGATCGACAAGCGGTCGGTCGGGGGCGTCGGCGTGGACATCAACCACATACTCAAGCCCAGCTACGGTCAGTGGGACTAA